The DNA sequence CAGAGAAGCACCAAGAGAAAGATGCCGAACACTTCCTATCCTTGCGAGTCTGATAATTTTCGTTTATCTTATCATAGCAGCTTGGTTTCGTCTATAGGACTCCTGACTATGTCTACTCTTCGTTTTGCCGATTCCCACACTCACCTGGATATGCCTGAATTTGCTGATGATCAGGAGCAGATCATTGAACAGGCCAGGGTGGCGGGGGTTGAACTCATGATCAATGTCGGCATCAGCCTGGATAATTCCCGCCAGGTGCTTGCCACGGTTCAGGAACGCTCAGGGCTTTACGCCGCCGTGGGCATCCATCCCCATGGAGCCAGCACCGTTACGGAAGAGGCACTTGCCGCGATCGCAGATCTGCTGGAAAGGCCGAAAGTTGTGGCCTTGGGCGAAATCGGCCTGGATTTCTATCGCCTCCGGTCCCCGGCGGCCCTCCAGGAAACGTGGTTTCGCCGGTTTTTAGACCTGGCCGCCGAGCGGCAGAAGCCGGTGATCATCCATACCCGCGAGGCCACTGAGGCGACCTTGAATATCCTCAGGGAGTATCGGGGTAGGCTTCGCGGCGGTGTCATGCACTGTTTCAGCGGCAACTATGAAGAAGCCAGGCTTTTTTTAGACCTGGGATTAGAAATCTCTTTTTCTGGCGTGCTCACTTATCCAAATGCCAAAATCCTGCAGGAGGCGGCCCGCCGGCTGCCCCTGGATAGGCTCCTGATTGAGACGGACGCTCCCTATCTGAGCCCTCAGCCCCGCCGGGGCCGACGCAATGAACCGGGGTATGTGGTATTCACCGCTCAGGCCCTTGCCGAGCTCAAAAGTCTTCCCCTCGAGACCATTGCTCAACAGACGTGGAACAACACCTGCCGCCTGTTTGGTCTTGACCGCCGGGTGAAGTAATTATTGCCGGTATCGGCATTTTCCGGTTAGGAAATCGCAGTGAGAAGAATGGCGGGCAATACCAACCACCGGCAATTTCATGCCGTTTCATGCCGGATTATTGTTAGAGGAAGATTATTGGACGAATCTTTTATTCGCCGCTCCATTTCAATACCTTTTTGATTGTGGATCGATATGGGGATTTAATAATAGTTTCTGGAGAGATTCATAGATCTTTTCCTGCAAATCCTCATCTACGGTTCTCTTGGCGATGAGTTCTCTTAAGACGGCCTCTCTCTGATAGAGAAACTCCTGGAAGGCATTCCCCACGCGTTCGCACTCCTCACCTGCGTGGGGAACCCGAACCAACCCCCGTACATTATTTTCCGCCAGCAAGACAACGAAAGGAACGTGCTCAGGTATCGCCACGGGAACGAGGCCGATCTTTTTGGCGCCTTTCATGAAGACCACGGCGCTGTCGTGATACAGATCTCGTAAGGGCGCCGGATGTCCTTCGGCGGGTAGGTCAAAGACGTCATAGGGTTTTGATACGTCCAGAAAGTCAGGTTCATACCGGCGGAGCAGCAGCGGATAATCGTTTTGGATTTCGGTCAATATCTGGCTGGCCATCGTTTGCGGGTTGACCTTGACTTTCCGGCGGGCCGCGAGCTTGTTGAGAATGGCCTTTTCTTCCTTCTGGCGGGTCCACTCAAAGAACTGTCGGAGATAGGCGTAGAGTTCATCGATCAGGGCCTGCCGACGGTCCGGGTCGGCCACGCCGAGCATTTCCAGGACGGCGCCGTCCAACTCCCGGCGGTCCGGCATGTCTAGTTCGCAGAGGTCGGAGAGCTGCTCCAAATCGGCTTCCCGACCCTTCTGGCGATAGGCCATCTCCCGCAGCCGGCGTTCTGAGAGGAATTGCAGGGCCGGACGCTCTTTCATTTTTAGAAAAATTAGCGATATTCTTGATAGTAATTTTTTACTTCCTTTGAATGGATTGGGTATAAGCATTATATTAGCGTCAACCACTTGCGTTTTATAATTTCCTTCTACACCCACAGGACGGCCATATTGGAATTTTGATAATACAACCAGGGATGAATTTAAAATGCCTGCAATAACAGTAGGATCAATATGTTCTTGTAAGATAACATCATACAGATTAGCATTACAAAGTATATTATGCTCATTAATGGGAATAGCGTGTTTATATTGCTGGGACATCGGCCAAAAAAGAATACCTCTTCGATGGCCAGTGAGATCGTACCAATATCTACCTTCCTTAGTACGGGAATAACACGTCGGTCCAGTGTGAAAGTCCTGTTTTTCACCCCAACGGATATAATCCAAAACGTGTTGATTCCGTAATTGCGATTTTTTCTTACTAACCAATAAGATAAGACGAGAGCAATCCTGCGGCGAAACAGAAAAACCGGATACTTCCATGAGGCTATGTATCTCCGGCTCCAGATATTTCGCTTCAATCGGTTTGATTTCGCCCCGTCCTTCGCCGCACCGCACCAATTTCACCTTCCCGGAAGCGACTTTTTTCCGGGAAACCCCAAATCTATCTTTAAAATCCCGTGGGTCTTGACATTGCGCCAGGCAGTCGGTGCTGCAATCCTTGGGGAAGAAAAAACAGTCCTTGCCGCTTTTCACGCCGAAGCGAACTTCGGCGATTTCTCCTAACGGGACAAATCCTGAGCTGAATTCATCCAACAATTCAAACCAGAGGTCCGGGGCGCGTAAATAAACTCCCCACTTGCCGCCGTAGTATTCCCCCTGCTTGAGATCATTTTCGCCGTTTTCCGGCAGGGTTTTGCTCATGATGCGGCCCAACCGGATGCCTTCCTCCCGCAAATCCCCCTGGCGTACCAGGCGGGCGCGGTAGCGGGCGTTGACCGTATTACCGGTGAGGGAAAGAATTTCATCCCTAAAGACATCCACCGCCATAACGGCCCCGGCGCTGGTGCCGTCGTGGATAAGGATTTCCCGGAGCGGGCGGCGAAGCTGTACGAAACGGACGACATTGTCCCGGCGGGCGTCGTCGTCAGGCTGGCGGCGGAGGATGGTCACGGCAGTGGCCACCCTGGCCCCCACAAACCAGGGCTCCACCAGGCTTTCGAACACGGCGGCGATGGCGAAATGGTCCAGCAGCCAGCGCTGCAATTTAAAGCCGTACTCCACATCCAGCCACTGGCTGGAGGTGAGCAGGCAGAGCCAACCGTCTTCTTTCAGGAAGGTGGCGGCGTGGGGCCAGAAGTAACAGTGAATATCGCTGCGCCCGGACAGCTCGGCCCCCGCCTCCTGTTCCACCAGGACCTGGTAAAACTCTTTGGTGCCGGGCTCCGGGGTTTTCTTATCTTTGGCCCTGGGAATTTCTTCCTGACGGATATACGGGGGATTGCCCACCACGGCATCGAGGGGAGGAATCTCCGCGTGGCGATGTTGTAATTTCCCCAAACCTTTTACTTTCAGCTTGACCGGTAAGGTCACAAACGGGTTATGGGTTTTGAGGTTGAAAAAATCGCTCCGGGCGATCTGCGGATAATTGTCGGCGTCGATGAGGTCCCGGGTGGCCAGATTGATGGTGCTGAGGTGGGTGGCGAAGTGGGAGATATCCACCCCAAAGAGATCATCCAGGAGCTGACCGTGTTTGCGAGCCGGGGCCAACTCCCGCTTGCGGACGTAGGCCCGCACCAGAAAGGTGCCGCCGCCGCAGGCCGGATCCATAACTTTTTCGTCCCCGCGGCGGATACAGAAGCTGTTGATGAGGTCCACCACTTCGGGGCGGGTGTAGAACTGGCCGAATTTGTGGCGCTCTTCCGGGGCGATGAGGCGTTCAAAGACGCTGCCGATGACGTCATAATCCAGCAAGGAAAAATCAAAGTCGTGGATTTCATTGATGAGGGAGCGCCAGTGGGGGACGGCGGCGTCGCTGTAAAAGGGCAGGCGATTGCCGATGCTGATGTGCTCTTCCCCAAAAACGGTTTCGTAGTCCTTTGTTACGTCTTTGGCTTCGGCAAAATGTTTTTCGAGATGGAGCCGGAGTGTGTCCCCTTGAGAGATATGGTCGGGAATAACGATCTTGGTTAATTGGCCCCGATAACGCTTGAGGAGGGCTTCGAAGAAGACCAGCTTGTTGACCAGAGTATAGCAGGAGAATTTGGCCGACCGCTCCAGATTGTCCCGGATGCCTTCAGGGTCATCATAAATAAGCCAGCCCTGTTCCCCCCGCATCCATCTGCTCAATTCTTCTTTGAAATGAGGCTGTTGGTATCTCTCTTCCAGCTCAGCGAAGGTGAGTGCTATGGGGGTGCTGAGGGAAGATTCTAGCATTTCAATAAATTTTTCATCCGGCAGCTTGACGCCCAACGCCGCGGCGCCGCGCTGGATATCGGCAAATTCCCGTAAAAAGTCCAAAAGCCATGTTTTTAGGGAATGCACCGTGGCCGGGAGTGACAAATGTTCTGGCTTAAAGACCTTGGTCACTTCCCAGGCTTTGTATTGCCGGTCTTTGGGGGCGGTTTGGGGGGAGAACGTTTCCCACAGCACAAAGGTGTTGACGTTCCAGGTGAAAAAGAAACTGACCCCGGCGCGTTGAGCTTTTTGGCGGGCATCCTGTACCACGCTTTCAATATAGGGGCTGCCGCCGTCTTTTTGGAAGGGCAATTTGACTTCGCCAGTGAGAACAATGACCTGATTGCTATCCAGGAGGGTGAGGTCCCGGCGCTTTAAAGACTGAGCCCCTCTCTGTTCGCACTTGGCCCGAAGAAAAGGCAGGTGTGGATGTTTGGCCAGGATCTCGTTAATCCAACCGCCAACGTCGGCAGTAAATTCCCATTCATTGATGATGACAGGCATGAGATGTCTTTTTGGGGGAAAAGTATTTTGCTAATGAATTTAAGCGCATAATAACATGGTTAATCTTCCGTGACAAGGATATTCCTTATATCCCTCTTGGGGAATGCCCATATTCGCCACTCTGCGTCATGGCCACCTCGGGGCCGTAGCGCCGTAAGCAATAGGACAAGAAAGTGGAGCGCATCCCGTCTTTCGAGCTGGACTTGCGGTGGACAATGAATTGTGTTCTAATATCATTGGAAGGCATTATGAAAGCATGAAAAAAATCGTGTAGAGACGAACTTGAGTATTCGCCTTCAGTACCCAAATCCCGTGTCCCAATCATACCCCATCGAAGCATATTACCATACTATTATGGCCAGCATCGCCGCCGCCGCCCGCCGCGTCGGCCGCGAGCCGGCTGAGATACGCCTGGTGGGGGCCAGCAAAACCGTGGATCTGGCCCGCATCCGGGAGGCCGTGGCCGCCGGACTTGCCATTTTGGGGGAAAATTACCTACAGGAAGCCAGGCAGAAGATTGCTGTGCTTGACGCTCCAGTGAGTTGGCATTTTATCGGTCACCTGCAGAGTAATAAGGCCAATGCCGCCGTGCGGCTCTTTGACCTGATCCACTCGGTTGATCGGCTCTCCTTGGCCCAGGCCCTGAATCGGGCTGCGGCCAACATCAACAAGGTGCAGGATGTCCTGCTGGAGGTGAATCTGGCCGGGGAGGCGTCAAAATCCGGGATATCCTCCACAGAACTACCGGATCTTATCAGGGTTTGCCATGGATTGTCCCATCTCCGGGTGCGCGGCCTTATGGCTATGCCGCCTTGGTTCGCGGACCCCGAACAGGCGCGGCCATATTTTAAGAAACTTAGGATATTGCGAGATCAGGTGCAATCCCAGGGTCAACCCGGCCTGGAGCTGGTCGAACTGTCCATGGGCATGTCCGGCGATTATGAAGTAGCCATCGAAGAAGGGGCCACCCTGGTCCGGATTGGCACGGCCCTTTTCGGTTCCCGCCCGCATTGACTTCAGTCGTTATCGTTCTTATATACATAGAAAATAAGGTTTCTGGTTTTCAGTTTACGGTTGTTGGTCAGAAATTAAGTTCTGCGCTGGCGAGAGCATCATATCGCTTTGCCATGCAGCGGCTGTTCTACCAGAAGATCGGTAGCGCAGACCTCCAGGTCTGCGATATGAGCAGTCCAAGGGAAATAACAGCCGCACAGGTGAGAAAACCTGTGTTACCGGTTAGAAAGTCCGTGCTACCGGTCAGGTGATTTTCATGGTTGGCGGGTAGTTTAAGAATAATGACAATTAAAGGAGCAATAGTGAAGAAAAAACAATTATGGGGCAGAATAGTCGGCGGCCTGATCATGCTTTTTCTGTTCGCAGGTCTGTCGGCGCTTCCGGTGCAGGCCGGCATAGTGGATGGCAATACAGGTAAAGGCGGGGAAAAATGTGACCTCAAGCCGTTTATCAAGCCGGGTCAGACGACTGTCATCGACTTTACCAGTCCTTTCTGTCCACCGTGCGAAAAGCTTCTGCCGGTTTTGGAGACGCTGGCCGGGCAGCGATCGGATCTCCACATCGTCAAACTCAACATTAACCGGCCCTCTATCCAGGGGGCCATTGACTGGGAATCTCCCCTGTACAAACAGCACAGCCTGCCCTATGTGCCTTTTCTGATGATCTACAACGGTCAGGGCCAGCTTCAGTCCAAGGGGCGGGAGGCCCTGGACACCGTCCTGAAATGGTATAAGGCCACTCAGGGCCAATCGGATGGAGGACAGGCTACTTCTCCTCTGCCTGGAACTGCTCAGGATCGATAAGACAGGACAAAGGCGCCATCGCCGGTGAAAAAAAGATGCTCAACGCCAATCTACCACCGGGATTGCGGGTGGGTTTCACCACCACCATCCCGGTGGAGGTCATTCTCGCCGCTGGACTGATACCGGTCGATCTCAATAATATCTTTATCACCGCCGCCGATGCCTATCAGCAGGTGAACGCGGCGGAGGCGGAAGGCTGGCCCCGGACCGTCTGTGCCTGGATTAAAGGTATCCATTCAACCCTGCAGCGCCGCCCAGACATCAAAGTGGTCATCGTCGTTACCCAGGGAGATTGTTCCAACACCCACGCCCTCATGGAGTTGTTGGAGGCGGAAGGCCAACAGCTAGCCGCTTTTCAGTTTCCTTTCCCCCGGAGCCGGGAGCTGCTTCACCACCAGATAGCACAACTCATGGTCTTTTTTGGCGTAGACTGGCCCATGGTGACCCAAACCTGGCGTGAACTGAATCCGGTACGCCTCAAACTGGCCGAACTGGACCGCCTCACCTGGACCACCGGACAGGTCTCCGGGCGGGAAAACTTCCAGTTTCTGCTCTCCGGCTCCGATTTCAATGGCGATCCCCAGACATTTAGCCGACATCTGACTGAGTTTCTGGCTCGGGTGCGCCGCCGTCCGCATCATGCGGGCTTGGTTCGGTTAGGGCTCATCGGCATTCCGCCAATTTTTGACAACCTTTTTGAGTACCTGGAGGAACTTGGGGCGCAGGTAGTGTTTAACGAATTTCCCCGCCAGTTCAGTATGCCGGGTAAACCTCTTGATATGGTAGAACAATATCTCAATTACACTTATCCCTACGATGTTTTCGGCCGCATCGCTGACATCGCCGTTGCAGTGGCCGAACGCCGCCTGGATGGGTTGATTCATTATACGCAGAGTTTTTGTTTCCGACAGATTCAGGATCGCCTGCTGCGCCAACGCCTTAATCTGCCTATGCTGACTATTGAAGGTGACCGGCCGGCGGCAGTGGATCATCGTACCCGGCTGCGCCTT is a window from the Desulfobacca acetoxidans DSM 11109 genome containing:
- a CDS encoding thioredoxin family protein — translated: MKKKQLWGRIVGGLIMLFLFAGLSALPVQAGIVDGNTGKGGEKCDLKPFIKPGQTTVIDFTSPFCPPCEKLLPVLETLAGQRSDLHIVKLNINRPSIQGAIDWESPLYKQHSLPYVPFLMIYNGQGQLQSKGREALDTVLKWYKATQGQSDGGQATSPLPGTAQDR
- a CDS encoding YggS family pyridoxal phosphate-dependent enzyme, with product MSIRLQYPNPVSQSYPIEAYYHTIMASIAAAARRVGREPAEIRLVGASKTVDLARIREAVAAGLAILGENYLQEARQKIAVLDAPVSWHFIGHLQSNKANAAVRLFDLIHSVDRLSLAQALNRAAANINKVQDVLLEVNLAGEASKSGISSTELPDLIRVCHGLSHLRVRGLMAMPPWFADPEQARPYFKKLRILRDQVQSQGQPGLELVELSMGMSGDYEVAIEEGATLVRIGTALFGSRPH
- a CDS encoding 2-hydroxyacyl-CoA dehydratase family protein, translated to MLNANLPPGLRVGFTTTIPVEVILAAGLIPVDLNNIFITAADAYQQVNAAEAEGWPRTVCAWIKGIHSTLQRRPDIKVVIVVTQGDCSNTHALMELLEAEGQQLAAFQFPFPRSRELLHHQIAQLMVFFGVDWPMVTQTWRELNPVRLKLAELDRLTWTTGQVSGRENFQFLLSGSDFNGDPQTFSRHLTEFLARVRRRPHHAGLVRLGLIGIPPIFDNLFEYLEELGAQVVFNEFPRQFSMPGKPLDMVEQYLNYTYPYDVFGRIADIAVAVAERRLDGLIHYTQSFCFRQIQDRLLRQRLNLPMLTIEGDRPAAVDHRTRLRLEAFVDVLRR
- a CDS encoding TatD family hydrolase; amino-acid sequence: MSTLRFADSHTHLDMPEFADDQEQIIEQARVAGVELMINVGISLDNSRQVLATVQERSGLYAAVGIHPHGASTVTEEALAAIADLLERPKVVALGEIGLDFYRLRSPAALQETWFRRFLDLAAERQKPVIIHTREATEATLNILREYRGRLRGGVMHCFSGNYEEARLFLDLGLEISFSGVLTYPNAKILQEAARRLPLDRLLIETDAPYLSPQPRRGRRNEPGYVVFTAQALAELKSLPLETIAQQTWNNTCRLFGLDRRVK
- a CDS encoding HsdM family class I SAM-dependent methyltransferase; the protein is MPVIINEWEFTADVGGWINEILAKHPHLPFLRAKCEQRGAQSLKRRDLTLLDSNQVIVLTGEVKLPFQKDGGSPYIESVVQDARQKAQRAGVSFFFTWNVNTFVLWETFSPQTAPKDRQYKAWEVTKVFKPEHLSLPATVHSLKTWLLDFLREFADIQRGAAALGVKLPDEKFIEMLESSLSTPIALTFAELEERYQQPHFKEELSRWMRGEQGWLIYDDPEGIRDNLERSAKFSCYTLVNKLVFFEALLKRYRGQLTKIVIPDHISQGDTLRLHLEKHFAEAKDVTKDYETVFGEEHISIGNRLPFYSDAAVPHWRSLINEIHDFDFSLLDYDVIGSVFERLIAPEERHKFGQFYTRPEVVDLINSFCIRRGDEKVMDPACGGGTFLVRAYVRKRELAPARKHGQLLDDLFGVDISHFATHLSTINLATRDLIDADNYPQIARSDFFNLKTHNPFVTLPVKLKVKGLGKLQHRHAEIPPLDAVVGNPPYIRQEEIPRAKDKKTPEPGTKEFYQVLVEQEAGAELSGRSDIHCYFWPHAATFLKEDGWLCLLTSSQWLDVEYGFKLQRWLLDHFAIAAVFESLVEPWFVGARVATAVTILRRQPDDDARRDNVVRFVQLRRPLREILIHDGTSAGAVMAVDVFRDEILSLTGNTVNARYRARLVRQGDLREEGIRLGRIMSKTLPENGENDLKQGEYYGGKWGVYLRAPDLWFELLDEFSSGFVPLGEIAEVRFGVKSGKDCFFFPKDCSTDCLAQCQDPRDFKDRFGVSRKKVASGKVKLVRCGEGRGEIKPIEAKYLEPEIHSLMEVSGFSVSPQDCSRLILLVSKKKSQLRNQHVLDYIRWGEKQDFHTGPTCYSRTKEGRYWYDLTGHRRGILFWPMSQQYKHAIPINEHNILCNANLYDVILQEHIDPTVIAGILNSSLVVLSKFQYGRPVGVEGNYKTQVVDANIMLIPNPFKGSKKLLSRISLIFLKMKERPALQFLSERRLREMAYRQKGREADLEQLSDLCELDMPDRRELDGAVLEMLGVADPDRRQALIDELYAYLRQFFEWTRQKEEKAILNKLAARRKVKVNPQTMASQILTEIQNDYPLLLRRYEPDFLDVSKPYDVFDLPAEGHPAPLRDLYHDSAVVFMKGAKKIGLVPVAIPEHVPFVVLLAENNVRGLVRVPHAGEECERVGNAFQEFLYQREAVLRELIAKRTVDEDLQEKIYESLQKLLLNPHIDPQSKRY